The DNA window GAAGCCGAACTTCTTCTCGTACTCCCAGAGCTTCTCCTTACCGACGCGGAAGGCGATGCCGGCGGCCGCCATGTTGCAGGAGTGCATCAGCATTTTGGAGACAGTACAGCGGCCGTGGCCGTGCATGAAAGGCGGATGGAGAGAGCAGCGGACCGTGCGGTTGCCGACGCGCATGCTGCCGGAACAGCCGAAGGTGTCGTCGCAGTCAATCGCCTGTGAATCGAGCGCGGCGCAGGCGGTGATCGTCTTGAGAGTCGAACCCGGTTCGTACAGATCGGTGACGGCGCGGTTGCGGCGATCGCCTGCCTTCGACTGCGCGACCTTGTTCGGATCGAAAGTCGGCATGTTGGCAAGCGCGAGGATGGCGCCCGTGCGCGGCTCGATCAGCACCGCCGACGCGCCCGCGGCCGAGTAACGATTGTAGGACTTGCTGAGTTCGGTTTCGAGCGAGTGCTGGAGCGTGGAGTCTACCGTGAGCACGAGGCTCATGCCGTCACGCGGCTCCACGCGCTCTCTGCGGGTGCCGGGGATGACCAGGCCTCGGGCGTCCACTTCCGCGACGACGTATCCGTCCTCGCCCGTGAGCAACTTATCGAATACCAGCTCGAGCCCTTCCTGGCCCTCGCCGTCAATATTCGTAAAGCCGATGATGTGCGAGGCCAGTTGGCCTCCCGGATACATGCGGGACATGATGGGCTTGGCGTGGACACCGTATATCTCGGCATCGTCTATCTTCCTGCCCACCTCGCTTCCGACCTTTCGCTCGAGAAAGACGAAATTCTTGTTGACGCTGATCCGCTCGAGCACCCTGGACCTGGGCCACCCGAGAATCTTCGCCAGCTTGTCGGCGGCGGCATTCCTGTCCTTGATCTGTGGGGGCCAGACCTCGATGTCGTAGAACCGGATGGTGATCGCCAGTGGGTTGCCGTTACAGTCGAGGATCGCTCCCCGGCGCGCCGGAAGAATGATCTTGCGGAGGCGGTAACGCTCGGCCATCCACCGGTAGTGGTCTGCCTGGATGACCTGCAGCTGGAAAAACCTGGCGCCCAGTACCACGTACATGAGCGCCAGTAAGCACAAGACCCCATTTGTGCGCCTGCGGATAAGCTTGCCGTCGGGTGCGCGACGAACTCTCATTGGTCCCGTCCTGATGTTCGTTGATCGGATCACATATTGCCGGGGAGCGCACCCGCTCCCCGCGCAACTTCGTAGAAGTCCGCTATTCCTGAGCGTTCTGCGCCAGGCTCGGCTGTACGTCCTGTTCCAGGTACACCATCCGGTCTCCGACGCTCATGCCGTTCTGGACCGCGAAGGCCGCGACTCTCTCCGGCTGGCGGAGGCCGGTCAGACCTACCTCGAGCCGCTCGTTCTCCACGTTCAGATCCCTGAGCTGAGCGAGGAGTTCGGCCTTGCGGTAGCCGTCCCGGGTGAACCTGGCGTATGCCCCGACATACATCGTGGCGCCGAAACAGATGACCGACGCCACCAGGAGGACGCGGACCATCTTGTTGCAGAAGAACCTGCCAAGCAGGCCGGGCTTCCCCTTCCCGGACGCCCTGGACGACGAAGTCTTCCTTGTCTCTCGCTTCTTCTGTGCCGACATTTCCCCTACCACCCTCTTGCCCTGAAGCCTTTGCGGCTTCGATGAATTCTAGACCGACCTGCCGGACTCCGTCCCGGGCAGGTCCTGCACCTTCCGCGCGGCTCTGAGCTTTGCGCTTCTCGCTCGCGGATTTGCGGCAACTTCGTCCGGCGACGCCGTGACCGGCCGCTTTGTAAGTACTTCGAGGACCCTTGTGGTCCCGCACGCACATACCGGGAGTCCCGGTGGGCAGACGCATCTGCCCGCAAATCTCAAGAAAGTGTCCTTGACAATCCTGTCTTCCAGGGAGTGCCAGGACAGCACTACCAGCCGCCCGCCCGGCGACATCAGCGCCACCGCGGCCTCGAGACCGGATCGAAGCGAATCCAGCTCGCGGTTCACGGCGACCCTGAGGGCCATGAACGTGCGCGTAGCGGGATGGATATCCTTCGGCCTCGCCGCTGAAGGCATCGCGGCCAGGATGACGCCCACCAGCTCGCCGGTGGTCTCGATCGCCTGCCGCGCGCGCCTGTCAACTATGAACCGCGCGATCCGCTTCGCCCAGCGCTCCTCGCCGTAGTCTCTGATGATCTCGGCGAGATGCTTCTCGGAATACGAGTTCACGACCTCGCGGGCGGTCAAGCGCTGCGCGCGGTCCATCCGCATGTCGAGAGGGGCGTCGTGCTGAAAACTGAATCCCCTCTCGGCCGAATCGAGCTGATGCGACGACGCGCCGACGTCGAGAACCAGGCCGTTGATTTCTTTGATATCAAGGTTCTGAGCGATTGCTGCCGCGTCCGCAAAATCGCCCCGTACGAGTGTGACGCTGTCGGAAAACCCTGCCAGCCGCTCGGATGCCGCAGCCAGCGCTTCACCATCGCGGTCTATCCCGATCAGGCGGCCGCCCGGCATGATGCGGCTTGCGATCTCGAATGCGTGTCCCGCGCCGCCGACCGTTCCGTCTACGACGGTCTGCCCGGTCTGCGGGTCCAGGTAGTGCAGTACTTCCGCGACCATGACCGGAACGTGGAACCGCTGCATATCAACCCGCCGTTCTAAGCGATGCCGACCTCTCTCGTGGACTCAGTGATGACCTCGTCGGTCATGGTGGCGGAGTATTCCTCCCAGTTCTGCTTGCTCCAGATCTCCACCCTGTTGATGGTGCCGACGATGACCACTTCCTTGTCAATGCCAACGAGTTCCCTGAGCGCCGGTGGTATGGCAACCCTGCCTTGCGCATCGGTGGTGACTTCGAAGGCGAAGCCCGAGAAGTATCTCTGGAGCCTGAGGTTTTCCTTGCTGGCGATCTCCATGCGGGTGAGGCGTGCCTCGATTTCCTTGAACTCGTCCTCCCTGAAGATCCAGAGGCAGGGGTCTACGCCCCTCGTGATGACGAAGTTCATGCCCAGCTCGAGCCGGAACTTCTGAGGGACTATGACGCGAAACTTGTCGTCGAGCGTGTGGATGTAGTGTCCGCGAAACATGTCAGGCCCCTGGAATTCTCCCCCACCCGGTCACCAGCGTCTTACCACCAAGCCCCATTTTAGTACCCGAGACACGGCATGTCAAGCGTTTTTTTGGGATGCGATCAAAAAACGTGGAAAAGTTTCGGGGCGCATGGAAAAGGGGCCGGACGAGAGATTTCGCGACACATCTCCCACCCGGCCCCTCATCTCAGGGGTTCGGACACGCTTCGACTCTACCGGATCAGTCCCGTCAGGGCGAACAGGACCGGGGCGCACTCCGTGCCTGCGGCGGACAGGTGAACGGAATCGATGGGCTTGTCCGGCATAGGGTTGCGCCAATCCACGACGCGGAGCACGATCCTGTCCCCTCCCGAGGTACGGCCCATCCACGCTGTCCGCGCCGACGGAGTCGCCGACGAGTCGTTCCACGCAACGATGTTCTCGCCGTAGACGAGATCCACGACCATCGCTTCGACATTTGAGTAGCGCACCATGATCCGGCCGATATGCTGGCCCTTCTCCGCGGCGAAGGCACCGGCAAGCAGGAAGGAGAGCGAGTCCGCCTTCCGGCCGATGGGCACTCGAATCGAATCAGGCCACGCGCCGGCGGGATTCATGTCGCCGGAGAGCATGACCGCGCCCTGGGGAATGTCGAACTCGATGCCGAGCAGGCGCTGACGACCGGTATTGACGGCGCGCAGATCGTGCTCCGGGCCGTATCCGAGCCAGGCGTCGTCGGTCTCGCCGCCCAGCGCCGCAGTCACGTAGGGCGACAGGTCAATGCTGAATCCATCGCGAGCGGCGTGGTCCGCCGGGTCTTGATTCCAGAGCCTGGTGAACTGATCGGCTGGAGTGTACGGCAGATCCTCGAGCCCGCGCCCGCCGGGACCCCATGCGAACTCGGCCGCCAGGATGTAGGCGTGGAACTGCTGGAACTGCTCGCCGAGGGTCTTCTCGCTGATGTGATAGCCCGCCCAGAGGGTCTGCATCAGTCCGAGCGCACCGTCCTTCTGGGCCGAGGCGCCGAAGTCCACGATGTTCTGCGGGACGTACCATGTCGAGGCGATGACGTCGTGGCCGAGATCCTGATACAGCCGCACGCTCGGGAAGTCGTCGGCCGCGCAGTAGTGCCAGTCGGTAACGATGACGTCCTTCGGCATTCCCTCGCGGATCCCTTTGGCGATCTCGGGGGTGGCCGCCCACCCCGCGTCGGGGGTCTCGGTCTTGTGCAGACCCATGTCGCCCCAGAGCATCACGCGGATGCCCTTCCGGGCAAAGTACTCGTGGAGCTTCGCGACGTCCTCGTTGAAGAGCTGCTGGACCGTCTTCTGCTTGCAGAGGTCGTCGTGAGGGAAGCTCCCCTTCATCGTCACTTCATCGTGGCCGATGTGGAACCACTTGGGCCGGAACAGCTCGACCGCCTCATCGTATATCCTGAAGATGTATTCATAGCTCTTCGGGTTGCTCGGGCAGTAGCCGTAGGCATGCTCCGGGTCCTCGGCGATGTCGAGGTTGGAGTTGTTCTTGAACATCCACTCGGAGTGGCCGAGCGACTGGACGAGAGGCGCGACCTCCATGTGGTGGAGCCGAGCGTAGTCAACGATCGCCTTGAGGTCCTTCTTGTCGGTGCTCCAGTCGAGCCAGATCCCGGGATCGCTCTCCCACTTCGTGTAATCCGCCTGGATCAGCAGGAAGTTGAGCTTGTTTCGAGCGAAGATTCGCCGGATCAGTTTCTGGAGGAACGGCTTCGACTCGTTTCCGATGAAGACGTGAGCGCCCCGGACCTTCATGCTCGGCCAGTCTGAGACGACCGCGCCCGTGACGGCCGCGCCTTCGACCGTCGGTTTCAGAAGCTGGATGAGCGTCTGCACCCCGTAGAACGTGCCGCGTACGTCGCGACCGGCCACCAGCACGAACGGCTTGGACGCCTTGAGGGCGTAGCCCTCCTCCTGCGCCGGCGCTTCGAGGCCGACGTCCCTGCACAGCCTGTCGAGCAGCGAGTTGCGGCCCGGCTCACCGACGGCAATGAATCCCCTGCCGGCGGCTGTCTGACCGGCGGACACGACCCTCAGCTCGATCCCGTATACCTCGCGGAGTTCCTCGTTCAGGCTCTCCGCGGCGAAACGATCGGCGTCGGTCGGCTCGTCGGGCAGCACGATGAGCGTTTCCGGGGTGACGGCGAAGTCGCCGCCGGTGAGGTCCATTGACTTCGGCTGGGGGACGACCCTGATCATCTCGTCCATCGGGAGCTTCGCATCCTTCACATCGCTGATCCGCACCGACTCGGGCCGGATCTCGGGTGCGGGCTTCACGTCTTCGCGCGGCGAGAACTTGAGCCTGGCGGTGACGCGGTGGTCTCCCTGCGATATCGGCCGGGCGGGCACGCCGATGCCGCACCAGAAGATCGGGGCTTCCCTGGCCCACGGCTGGTGATCGCGGCGGGCGTCGAAGATCACGAGGTCACTGCTGTCACCGGTGATCGTCAGTTCCATCGGGCCGAGGCGCGAGTCTATCCTGAGGCGATGGAACGGCGGAACGAGCATGGACTCCCGCTGGTCGGACGACGCGGCGGCGTAGGGGACCGTGCCGGACTTGCGGCCCTCGACGGTGTCGGCCTCGAAGGCGCAGTCGGCGATCATCGGCGCGCTGAAGTAGCCCAGGCAGTACTCGATCTCCGCCGGTTCGTCCGTGAGAAGGCGGTATCTCAGGTCTATCGTCGCCTCGTCCGAGTCGAGCAGGGTGACTTCGTACGTCGCGGCGAAGACGTCGTTCCGCATCGCGACCTTGATCAGCTTGCCTCCGGGGACGTCCTCGGAGGTGACCGCATGTTCCTCGAGGTGGTGCCCGAAGAGCAGCTTCGTCCAGCCGGGACTGACGACGTAGAGCGACGACTTGCGGATGACGGAGACGCCTTTGTACTTCAGGTTCACTCCGCTCCTGGAATAACTGAAATCGAAGTTGTTCATGGTGTAGGTCTTCGGCGTCTGTCCGAGCGCGGCAGCGGCCGGAAGCGCGCAGAGAAGCAGGACGGCGGCAATGGTGTTTCGCATGGCGTTGATGACTTTCGTGATACTACTATCTGACGACTAGTCGCTGAAGCTCCTCCGGGGACATGTCAACCTCGCGGAGGATTTCACGAATCAGGGGACGAGCCAGTTCCCTCCCGGCGTGATGCGGAACGGCGGTCGTCCGACCATCGGGATGGCGGTAGAAGACATGACTTCCGCGCCGCCGCACCGCCTCGAACCCGATCCCCAGCAGCACCTTCTCCAGCGCCCTGGCGGTCAGCGCGGGAAACCGTGTCATGCAGCGACCTCGATCTGCTGCAGTCCGACGAGCTTCGGCAGATCGTCCGGGGCGCCGTGATATTCCTCCAGGCACAACTCCAGAACCTCGCGCAAGTTGTCGCGGAGTTCGTCGAGGGTCTCGCCCTGAGTGTGCGCTCCAGGTATGCCCGGAACTACGCCGACATACAGCTTGCTGACGGGATCGTATTCGACATAGGCCGTAAAGGTCCTCATCCCGGCACCTCCTCCACCGACTCGTCCTCCGAGGGGGGCTCGACAGCGTAGACGCCCATGTCGCGGAACCTCGCGTACCGCTGCTCGGCCAGTTCCTGCGGGCTCATGTTCTCGAGATCAGCCAGGTGTCTGACCACGGCATCCCTGACCGCGGCCGCGGCCTGCTCGCCGTTTCGGTGAGCGCCTCCCAGAGGTTCCGGTATGACCTCGTCGATGACGCCGAGTTCGAGGTTCCGCTGGGCCGTGATGTTGAGGGCATCGGCGGCTTCCGGAGCGCGCGCCGGATTCCGGTCGAACTCGGAGAGGATCGCGGCGCATCCCTCGGGCGGGATCACGGAGTAGATGGCATGTTCCTGCATCAGCACGCGGTTGGCCACACCGACCCCAAGCGCTCCGCCGCTTCCGCCTTCGCCGATGACGACCGCGATGACCGGAACCTCGAGGAGAGCCATCTCCATCATGCTGCGCGCTATGGCCTCGCTTATGCCGCGCTCCTCGGCCCCGATACTGCAGTCGGCGGCCGGCGTGTCCACGAACACGACGATTGGACGCCCGAACTTCTCGGCCATCTTCATCAACCGCACAGCCTTGCGGAAACCCTCCGGCTTCAGGCTGCCGAAGTTGCGGAGCTGACGCTCCTTGATGTCGCGCCCCTTCTGCTGGCCGATCACCATCACCGGCTTGCCGTCGAGGAATCCGACACCGCCGACGACGGCCTTGTCATCGGCGAACAGCCTGTCGCCGTGAAGCTCAACGAAGTCGTCGAAGATCACGCGGATATAGTCGAGCGAGTAAGGGCGATTCGGGTGGCGGGCCATGAGCGTCTTGTCCCACGGCGAGAGGTTGCTGAAGATCTGCCGTGCGAGACGGTCGCGGTTCTCCTCGAGGGCGCTGATCTCGTCAGCCCGGTCAATGCCCTCCGCCTCGGAGACGCTCCTCAGTTCGTCAATCGCCGCATCGAGTTCGGCGAGAGGCTTCTCGAAATCCAGAACGTTGGTGATGGGCATCAGTTCCTACCTCCGAACGCAAGCAGTTCCGTCAGCGTATCGCGGATCTCGCGGCGCGGGATCACCATGTCCACCATGCCGCGATCGAGTTGCCACTCCGCGAGCCGGTATCCGGGGGGCTCTTTGGTGACCTGGGCCTGGGCGGCGACCCTCTGACCGGCAAGACCGATCAGCGCGCCCGGCTCGGCAATAATTACATCGGCAAGCATTGCGAAACTGGCGTGAACGCCGGCCATCGTGGGGTCGGCGAATACGGCGACATACATGAGCCCGGCCTCGTTGAACCTGGCGACGGCGGCGCTCGTCTTCGCCATCTGCATGAGGGAGAGTATGCCCTCCTGCATTCGGGCGCCCCCTGATGTGTGGACGACCACGACGGGTGTCTTCCGCTCGATGCCGCGCTCGAACAGGCGGGCGATCTTCTCACCGTAGACACAGCCCATGCTCCCAGCGAGGAACGCGAAGTCGGCCACGCCGATCCCGACGGGATGGCCGCCGATTGCCGCGTCGCCGGTCACCATGCCGTCGTTGATGCCGCAAGCGGCCTGAAGTCTCTCCATCTTGGCATCGTACTGGGGGAAGTTGAGCGAGTTCACCGTGATCAGGTCGGCGTCGGTTTCGACGAAGCTGCCCTCGTCAACGGTAATTGCGAGGCGGTGGGCGGCGCGCAGCTTGAGATGATGGTTGCACTTGTTGCAGACCATGAGATTCTTCTCCAACTCCTTGCTGAAGAGGATCTCGGCGCACTTGGGGCACTTAGTCCACAAGCCGTCCGGCAGTGCGTCCAGTTTCTTTCTGGCGGCTTTTCCGGCAGCCTTCGATTTCCGGCGGAACCAACCGTCAGGGGCCAATTTGTCTCACCTCGGTTCTTCGTAATCGGTCCAAACAGCGCGAACAGGATAGCGGATTCGGGTGGAAAAAGCAAGGGCGAGGAAACCGTGGACGGGAAGCGATACGTATGCTATACTGCATTGGATGGAGGCGTTGCCGATATGCCATCGAACTATCCTTCACTGAACTCGCTGCTTCAACAGGCGGAAGACCTGGTCGTGTCCCGAAAGCATCTGCCGACCGATCCGGACGCGTTGCAGATTCGGCGCGCCTGGCTGCGTCATCATCTCACCAAGGCGCTGGGATACATTCCCCCGCACGAAGCGCCGCTCGCCGCCCGCACGGAGTCCAAGAGCGTCCCGGCGGAAGGGCTCATCGAGGAGGCCGTCGCCTTCGACCGGGAGACAGGCGGCCCGATGCGCGGAGTCTTGACCCGACCCGCCGAAACGCCCGATCCGCTGCCGGCAGTCATCCTCCTGCACGGGTGGGACCTCGACAAGACGGGGGTGAACTCGACCGCGACCAGTCTCGCCCGAGCCGGGTACGTCGTTCTGAGGCCGGGGAACCAGTGCGTCAGCGGATCGCACGGCTGCGTTGACGGCGAGTCCTGCGAGCATCTGGGCATGACCTACATGGGACTGACGACCTATGAGAACATGCGGGGGTTGGACTACCTTTGCTCGCGGGAGGACGTGGATGCCGATCGGGTTGCGGCGGTGGGGATGTGCTGGAGCGGCGTTCAGTGCTACGTGCTGGCGGCGCTCGACGAGAGGGTGAAGGCGGCGTGCGCGATCTGCGGGATCGCGCCCCAGGGCACTCTGCCGACGGACTTCGCTTTCGCGCAGGGGCACATGTGCATCGGGTCGTTCCTGCCGGGATTCCTGGAAGAGGCGGGGATACAGGACCTGATGGCGCTGATCGCACCCCGGCCACTGCTGGTGCAGAACAACGTGACCGAGGAGTGGTACCCGGTGCTGGGATTCCGGAGCGCGAAGGCGGAGACGAAGATGGTCTACCGCACGATGGGCCACCCCGAGCGGTTCGACGCGCGCGTGGAGACCTCCTCACGCGACCTGACGCCTCAGTTCATCGAGAACGCGGTGGAGTGGCTGGACAGGCACCTCTAGCGTAACGTAGAGATGTCGGCCCATTCGTGCGTTGACTGGGAAACACCCTACAGCACCTTGGTCACGCGCGACGCGTTCAGCACACGCGGACTGACGCTGAGCGACCAGATGCCGCGTGCGGTCGCGTAGTCTCCCGTCTGCAGTCCGTGAGCGGCATACGAGACCCGGACCGGCACGGCCCAGCCGTCATAGAGTTCGAAGGTGTCCGCGTCTATCCGGGTGACCAGGCCGACGGCGCGGAACAGATAAGTGCTGGCCGATCCGGTCAGAACGTACGTCCCCAGATCCCGACCCGTGATTCCAAGCACTCTCGCCGTTCTGTAGTTGCGAGTGGAGTTGGTAGTGGTGTTGCCCGCCGCATCGCCGGCGATTATCGTCACGAAGTGCCGTCCGAGAGCAGGATCGGCAGGCATATCGCCGCTCCAGACGCTCCCGCCGGTGTTCGTCAGCGCGGTGCCGTTCGCGGTGACTCCGTTGACCCCTACGTTGTCCGTAACGTTTGTAGAGATAAATACGGTGTCTGTCGCCGCGACCATCAGCGGACTGATGGAAACCGAGTTGATCACGGGCACGGAAGTGTCCATGATCGTGAAACCGTTCACCAACGTGCCCGAAAGGCCGTTCTGGTTAGTGACCGCCACGTTCCATTGCCCAGGTGTCTTGCCGATCAGGTTGAATGTGCAGGTGATCTTCGTGGGACTGACGACCGTTACCCCGGCTGCATTGATGTCGCTCTTGCCGACTCTGGTGAGTTTCACAGTCGCGCCGGGCTCAAACTCGGTGCCGGAGAGGTTGGTGATGGCGACGCTGCCCGTGCAGGGGCCGGACGCCGGGGTGATCCCGGTGATGAACGGCCACGGTATCGCAGTGACCGTGAAGCCGTCCGTCAACGTTCCCGATTGTCCGTCGAGGTTAGTGACTACCATATCCCACAGACCACCCGCCTTGCGCGCCAAGTCGAATGTGCAGACGATCTTCGTGGGACTGACGACGGTTACTCCATCG is part of the Armatimonadota bacterium genome and encodes:
- a CDS encoding penicillin-binding protein 2 encodes the protein MRVRRAPDGKLIRRRTNGVLCLLALMYVVLGARFFQLQVIQADHYRWMAERYRLRKIILPARRGAILDCNGNPLAITIRFYDIEVWPPQIKDRNAAADKLAKILGWPRSRVLERISVNKNFVFLERKVGSEVGRKIDDAEIYGVHAKPIMSRMYPGGQLASHIIGFTNIDGEGQEGLELVFDKLLTGEDGYVVAEVDARGLVIPGTRRERVEPRDGMSLVLTVDSTLQHSLETELSKSYNRYSAAGASAVLIEPRTGAILALANMPTFDPNKVAQSKAGDRRNRAVTDLYEPGSTLKTITACAALDSQAIDCDDTFGCSGSMRVGNRTVRCSLHPPFMHGHGRCTVSKMLMHSCNMAAAGIAFRVGKEKLWEYEKKFGFFDKPGTGMLGETTGYPGGWANWEDVRLANIGFGQGIVVSPLQLANAYSTVANDGVMMRPYVVSKIIAPDGKVFREYKPEVVRRVISADVARKVGEMLHGVCGGGTGKPAVVDGYQTGGKTGSAQKVVNGRYSPDKFVASFVGFLPTSNPRAVILVEVDEPKGIHWGAVCAAPVFKEIGRMAMWHMKVAPDAVEHGASVAGRQGGGATSVRAGEGQNEPRRPNLGG
- the rsmH gene encoding 16S rRNA (cytosine(1402)-N(4))-methyltransferase RsmH is translated as MQRFHVPVMVAEVLHYLDPQTGQTVVDGTVGGAGHAFEIASRIMPGGRLIGIDRDGEALAAASERLAGFSDSVTLVRGDFADAAAIAQNLDIKEINGLVLDVGASSHQLDSAERGFSFQHDAPLDMRMDRAQRLTAREVVNSYSEKHLAEIIRDYGEERWAKRIARFIVDRRARQAIETTGELVGVILAAMPSAARPKDIHPATRTFMALRVAVNRELDSLRSGLEAAVALMSPGGRLVVLSWHSLEDRIVKDTFLRFAGRCVCPPGLPVCACGTTRVLEVLTKRPVTASPDEVAANPRARSAKLRAARKVQDLPGTESGRSV
- the mraZ gene encoding division/cell wall cluster transcriptional repressor MraZ, producing the protein MFRGHYIHTLDDKFRVIVPQKFRLELGMNFVITRGVDPCLWIFREDEFKEIEARLTRMEIASKENLRLQRYFSGFAFEVTTDAQGRVAIPPALRELVGIDKEVVIVGTINRVEIWSKQNWEEYSATMTDEVITESTREVGIA
- a CDS encoding beta-N-acetylhexosaminidase codes for the protein MRNTIAAVLLLCALPAAAALGQTPKTYTMNNFDFSYSRSGVNLKYKGVSVIRKSSLYVVSPGWTKLLFGHHLEEHAVTSEDVPGGKLIKVAMRNDVFAATYEVTLLDSDEATIDLRYRLLTDEPAEIEYCLGYFSAPMIADCAFEADTVEGRKSGTVPYAAASSDQRESMLVPPFHRLRIDSRLGPMELTITGDSSDLVIFDARRDHQPWAREAPIFWCGIGVPARPISQGDHRVTARLKFSPREDVKPAPEIRPESVRISDVKDAKLPMDEMIRVVPQPKSMDLTGGDFAVTPETLIVLPDEPTDADRFAAESLNEELREVYGIELRVVSAGQTAAGRGFIAVGEPGRNSLLDRLCRDVGLEAPAQEEGYALKASKPFVLVAGRDVRGTFYGVQTLIQLLKPTVEGAAVTGAVVSDWPSMKVRGAHVFIGNESKPFLQKLIRRIFARNKLNFLLIQADYTKWESDPGIWLDWSTDKKDLKAIVDYARLHHMEVAPLVQSLGHSEWMFKNNSNLDIAEDPEHAYGYCPSNPKSYEYIFRIYDEAVELFRPKWFHIGHDEVTMKGSFPHDDLCKQKTVQQLFNEDVAKLHEYFARKGIRVMLWGDMGLHKTETPDAGWAATPEIAKGIREGMPKDVIVTDWHYCAADDFPSVRLYQDLGHDVIASTWYVPQNIVDFGASAQKDGALGLMQTLWAGYHISEKTLGEQFQQFHAYILAAEFAWGPGGRGLEDLPYTPADQFTRLWNQDPADHAARDGFSIDLSPYVTAALGGETDDAWLGYGPEHDLRAVNTGRQRLLGIEFDIPQGAVMLSGDMNPAGAWPDSIRVPIGRKADSLSFLLAGAFAAEKGQHIGRIMVRYSNVEAMVVDLVYGENIVAWNDSSATPSARTAWMGRTSGGDRIVLRVVDWRNPMPDKPIDSVHLSAAGTECAPVLFALTGLIR
- a CDS encoding type II toxin-antitoxin system HicA family toxin, whose protein sequence is MTRFPALTARALEKVLLGIGFEAVRRRGSHVFYRHPDGRTTAVPHHAGRELARPLIREILREVDMSPEELQRLVVR
- a CDS encoding type II toxin-antitoxin system HicB family antitoxin, which translates into the protein MRTFTAYVEYDPVSKLYVGVVPGIPGAHTQGETLDELRDNLREVLELCLEEYHGAPDDLPKLVGLQQIEVAA
- a CDS encoding acetyl-CoA carboxylase carboxyltransferase subunit alpha, which gives rise to MPITNVLDFEKPLAELDAAIDELRSVSEAEGIDRADEISALEENRDRLARQIFSNLSPWDKTLMARHPNRPYSLDYIRVIFDDFVELHGDRLFADDKAVVGGVGFLDGKPVMVIGQQKGRDIKERQLRNFGSLKPEGFRKAVRLMKMAEKFGRPIVVFVDTPAADCSIGAEERGISEAIARSMMEMALLEVPVIAVVIGEGGSGGALGVGVANRVLMQEHAIYSVIPPEGCAAILSEFDRNPARAPEAADALNITAQRNLELGVIDEVIPEPLGGAHRNGEQAAAAVRDAVVRHLADLENMSPQELAEQRYARFRDMGVYAVEPPSEDESVEEVPG
- the accD gene encoding acetyl-CoA carboxylase, carboxyltransferase subunit beta, with the translated sequence MAPDGWFRRKSKAAGKAARKKLDALPDGLWTKCPKCAEILFSKELEKNLMVCNKCNHHLKLRAAHRLAITVDEGSFVETDADLITVNSLNFPQYDAKMERLQAACGINDGMVTGDAAIGGHPVGIGVADFAFLAGSMGCVYGEKIARLFERGIERKTPVVVVHTSGGARMQEGILSLMQMAKTSAAVARFNEAGLMYVAVFADPTMAGVHASFAMLADVIIAEPGALIGLAGQRVAAQAQVTKEPPGYRLAEWQLDRGMVDMVIPRREIRDTLTELLAFGGRN
- a CDS encoding dienelactone hydrolase family protein; amino-acid sequence: MPSNYPSLNSLLQQAEDLVVSRKHLPTDPDALQIRRAWLRHHLTKALGYIPPHEAPLAARTESKSVPAEGLIEEAVAFDRETGGPMRGVLTRPAETPDPLPAVILLHGWDLDKTGVNSTATSLARAGYVVLRPGNQCVSGSHGCVDGESCEHLGMTYMGLTTYENMRGLDYLCSREDVDADRVAAVGMCWSGVQCYVLAALDERVKAACAICGIAPQGTLPTDFAFAQGHMCIGSFLPGFLEEAGIQDLMALIAPRPLLVQNNVTEEWYPVLGFRSAKAETKMVYRTMGHPERFDARVETSSRDLTPQFIENAVEWLDRHL